The Lutibacter profundi region ACCTTATGTTTGAAAATGTAAACCTAACAGAAAACTAATATATCCAATACTACTAAGAGAATACAACCTCCGAAAGAGCTTTTAGTCTTTCGGAGGTTTTTTTATGTTTTAATAATCCTGTACCAACATTTTCTAGAACCTAAATAGATTTTATGTAAGTTTGTAATTACAAGTTATAAACATAAAATGAAAAAAAATATTGCCATAATAATGGGCGGTTATTCTTCAGAAGCTAATATTTCATTGAAGAGTGGTACCGTTGTTTATGAAAACATTTCAAAAGAAATCTACAATACATACAAGGTTCATATACTCAAAAACAAATGGGTATTAGTTGATGATAACAATCAGGAATTCCCTATAAACAAACACGATTTCACCGCTGAAATTAATCGTAAAAAAATAAGCTTTGATTGTGTTTTTAATGCTATTCATGGGCATCCTGGTGAAGATGGAACTCTTTTAGCCTATTTTAAGTTAATTGGTTTAAAACATACATCTGCTCCATTTTACCAAATGGCTTTAACTTTTAACAAGCGTGATTGTTTAAGCGTGGTAAAACAATATGGAATTAAAACGGCAACTTCGTATTATATTGATAAAGGTGATGAAATTAACATCCATGAAATCGTTTCCAAAGTTGGTCTACCTTGTTTTGTAAAACCTAACAATGCTGGCTCTAGTTTTGGAATTTCTAAGCCTAAAACAACTGAAGAAATAACACCTGCCATTGAAAAAGCATTTAAAGAAGATACACAAATTTTAATTGAAGAATTTTTGGATGGTCCTGAAATTACTATTGGTGTTTTAAATTTCAAAGGGGAAATTAAAGTATTACCAATGACCGAAATTGTAACCGAAAATGATTTTTTTGATTACGAAGCAAAATATTTAGGGAAAAGTGAAGAAATTACACCTGCAAGAATTTCAGATGAAATACATAAAAAATTAAAAAAAACAGCATCTCAAGTTTATAAAATATTAAATATGAGTGGTTTTTCCCGTGCAGAATACATTTTAGTAAATAACGAACCTTATTTTTTAGAAATAAATACAGTTCCCGGTTTAACAGATGCAAGTTTAATTCCGCAACAAGCTGCTGCGGCAGGTATTAGTTTAGAAGAACTTTTTCATAACGCCATTGAAATGGCTTTAAATAATTAAGTATGAGAAGAGCAATTTTCCCAGGATCATTTGATCCAATTACCCTAGGCCATGTTGATATTATTAACAGAGCATTGCCATTATTTGATGAAATTATTATTGCAATTGGTATCAATGCAGATAAAAAATATATGTTTTCTCTTGAAAAACGTATATTTTTTATCAAAGAAAATTATAAGAATGAACCAAAAATTAAAGTTGAAACATATTCAGGTTTAACTACTGAGTTTTGCAAAAAATTAGATGTTGATTTCATTTTAAGAGGATTACGAAATCCTGCAGATTTTGAATTTGAAAAAGCAATAGCACAAACCAATAGAAAAATGTCAACCATTGAAACTGTCTTTTTACTAACTTCTGCAGAAACATCATATATAAGTTCAAGTATAGTACGTGACATTTTAAGAAATGGTGGAAATGTTAAAGACTTTGTTCCTAAAAGTGTTACTACCAACTAATTTTTAGTTTATGAAAAAAATTGGTTTCCTTATTTTAGTGCTTCTGCTTTCTTGTGCTAATCCATCTCCATCAAAAAAAAATGATTTTATAACTACATTTGAAAAATCAAATGGAACAGAAACAGCAACTTATTTTGAAACTATTGCATATTACAAAAAGTTAGCAAATTCATACCCGGAAATTTCAATCCAAGAAATTGGAACTACAGATAGTGGCTACCCTTTGCATCTAGTAATTTTTAGCTCCTCCAAAGAGTTTGATTTTAACAAACTTCAACAAAAAAATAGTATCTTAATCAATAATGGAATCCACCCTGGAGAATCTGATGGTATTGATGCAACAATGCTTTTACTTAGAGATATTGTTCAAAACCCTGATAAAATAAAACGATTGAAAAACATAATTTTAGCAATTATTCCCATTTATAACGTAGGTGGTTCACTAAACAGAAATAGCACTACACGTACAAATCAAAATGGACCAAAAGTATATGGTTTTAGAGGAAATGCACGGAATTTTGATTTAAACAGAGATTTTATAAAAGCCGATACCAAAAACGCCAAATCTTTCGCTGAAATTTTTCATAAAGTTAACCCTGATATTTTTATAGATAATCATGTAAGTAATGGAGCCGATTACCAATACGCCATTACACATTTATTTACACAACACAACAAACTAGGCAATGATTTAGGTACTTTTATTGAACAAAAAATGAGACCCAAAATTGAAGCTTCCTTATTAAAAAAAGGTATTATTATAACACCATATGTAAATGTTTGGGGAAGCACACCCAAAAAAGGTTTTAGTCAGTTTTTTGATTCACCGAGATATTCAACTGGTTATACTACTTTATTCAACACTTTAGGAATGATGATTGAAACACATATGTTAAAACCATATAAACAACGTGTAGAACAAACCTATGCTTTAATGGAAACTTTGATAGATTTTACTCTTAAAAATGGTAGTAAAATAAAAAAACTCAGAAAAAATGCTACTGCCAAAATTTTAGAAAAAGAAATGTATCCTATCTCATATGAAGTAGATAAAAGCACTTTTGAAACTTTTCAATTTAAGGGATATGAATCAAGTTATATCAATAGTAAAGTTACTACAGGCAAACGTTTATTTTATAACCAAACAAAACCATATACAAAACCCGTAAAATATTACAATCAGTTTATAGCTTCAACTAAAATTAAAATACCAAAAGCATATATTTTAAAAAATGGTTGGTGGAGAGTTTTAGAGCGTTTAAACAATAATAACATTAAATATACTCGTTTTAAAAAAGATACTGTAATTTCAGTAAGTGAACAACTTATAAAAAATTATAAAACTCGTAAAACTGCCTACGAAGGCCATTATCCTCACTACAACACAACAACAATAACCACCAAAAAACAGGTGCAATTTAACAAGGGTGATGTTTATATTCCTACAAACCAAAATGGTATTCGCTATATGATAGAAACTTTGGAATCAGCAGCTACTGACTCTTTTTTTAATTGGAATTTTTTTGATACAATACTTCAACAAAAAGAAGGGTATTCTCCTTATGTTTTTGAAGATATTGCTGAACAATTTCTGATTGAAAATCCATCAGTTCAAAAAGCATTGGATCTAAAAATATTGAACGATGAGGATTTCGCAAAAAATGTGCAAGCACAATTAAATTTTATTTATAAAAATTCTCCTCATTACGAAACTGCACACTTAAAACTACCTATATATAAAGTGTTTTAATTTATTTTTTAACTTGTAGGTTCAATGGATTTAAATTCTAAAGAAATACAATTACAATATGAAGGGTTTTTACAAACTCCTTTATTATGGGAATCTGAGAATGTTTTCAACTTAGAACAGTTAAAACTCTTCAAAAAAAAGGTGTCTGTTTTTGAAGGAAATATTCAAAAAAAATTACGCCTAGGTAAACGAGTGGAACGTTTTGTTAGCAACGAACTAAACCAGTATAAAGCTATTACAATTTTAAAAGAAAACATTCAAATACAAGATGGCAATACAACTATTGGAGAAATTGATTGCCTTTTAAAACAACAGGAACAACCTATTCACCTTGAAATAGTTTATAAGTTTTATTTATATGATAAAACCGTTGGCTTAACCGAATTAGAGCATTGGATTGGTCCAAACAGGAAAGATAGCCTAGTAAAGAAACTAACAAAACTAAAAGAAAAACAATTACCGCTTCTTTTGAAACCTCAAACAAAACCAACTTTAGAAAAACTTAAAATTTACGTAAAAGAAATAAAACAATTGGTATATTTTAAAGCACAACTATTTATTCCTTATCAACTAAAAAATAATACATTTAAATTAATAAATAACAACTGTATTAAAGGTTTTTACATCTATTTTCAAGAACTTTCACAATTTTCAGAATGTAAATTTCACATGCCAACAAAAGTAAATTGGTTGCAAGAAACTCAAACATACGTAAATTGGCTTTCTTTTGAGAAGTTTGAACAAGCTATTGAAGTTTTTATGCTAAGTAAAACATCTCCATTGTGTTGGATGAAACAACCCAACGGAAAAATCTATAAAATTTTCATTGTGTGGTGGAGATAATGCTTAACCATTTTACACTCTCTTTTTATCAACAAAATAAGCTATTAATGCAAATAGGGCGTAACTAAACAACGCTGAAACAGTTAAAGATTTTAAATCTTCATTTGCAGGCAATACAAATATATTTAAGTAATTTATCAGCAGTAAAAATAATACAAAAACAATAGACACATAGCTACCTAATTTTGAAGTTGATTTTGTTTTTTTGAGGTAATAAAACAAGCCTAAAACCAATAAAAAAGCTTCAGAAAAATAGGTTAAAAATTTATTACTCCACAATCCCAAGCCAAATTTTGGTTCTCCATTTATCAATGGCAAATCAGGTGTGTGAACAATCAAATCTAAAAACCAATGGGATAGAACCGCCAATGCCATTATAAATGCAATACGCTTTTTATTCAATTTTTCCTTTGCAAAAACAAAAAAATACAACAGATAAAATACTATTGCCCATAGTAAAGAACCTAAAAGCCCATGTGTAAAAGGATAATAATCCATATAAAAACTATTAACGGCTGTAAAACCTTTTACAAACTTCAAATTTTCGATTCCCACTAAAGCAAAAGGGAAAAATAAAATATCCACAAACTGTACAGCAATAAAAAGCATTCCAAGTGAAGCATCTTTTTCTTTTCCTTTTAATGCAAACGCTGCTGCATAATGACCTACGAACATAATCTTAATTTTAAATTATACTTTTTATAGGGTTCAACGGGGTTTTATAAGATTTGTAAAATTCCATTTTTGAATAAAATATTCAGAAAATAAATTCAATTCTCATAATTGTTCAAATTTTAATTAATTAAGAATTGATTATAATAATAACTAAAATAATACTACTTAAGGTTGAAATTGAAAACCCTTTAATTAAATCATTTCTTTTTCTAATAATTGAAAGAATTAAAAGAGGTAATGGTATAATCAATAGTATTCCTAGAATGATGGAATAAATATTGTGAGTGATAAAAAAACTAAAACTGTAAATTATTTTAAATATTTCAAGCTGTCCTTGAGTTTCTTTTTCGATTATTATATTTACGATTATTATAAATACGATTATTAAAATAATGTGAATTACAGGTATTTTAATTTCTAATTTTTTCATTTCTTTTTCACATTCTATTATTTACAACTATTAGTAAAATTAACTTTTAATCATTTTTCTCAAAAGCACCCACTGTTTAAACATATCTCTAGCATCTGCTGCAGGATAACCAACAACCGTTTTACCAGCAGCAACATCATTCATAACTCCTGAACCTCCACCTACTACAGCGCCAGTATGAATAGTAACATGGTCTTTTATTGAAGAACTTCCTCCAATAATAACTCCATCACCTAAAGTAACCGAACCTGCCAAACCACTACTACCTGCCATAATACAAGAACGTCCTAATACACAATTATGTGCAATTTGCACTAGGTTATCTATCTTACAACCGTCACCTATTATTGTTGAACTAAATTTTGCCCTATCTACAGCAGAATTAGCACCAATTTCAACTTCATTTCCAATTATTACATTACCTATATGAGGTATTTTTATTAAACCTCTACCATCTTCACTTGGTCTATACCCAAATCCATCAGCTCCAATACTTACATTCGTATGAAAAATACAAAGACTTCCAATTTCACAACGTTCACGAATTACTGTGCCCGACCAAATAACAGTATTATTTCCAATCTTAGTTTCATCAAAAATGCAAACATTTGGGTATAAAACAACACCATCACCCAAAATAACATCTTTTCCCAAATAACAATTTGCGCCTATTTTACACCCACTACCTATAATGGCTGATTTATGAATAACCGCTGTTTCATGTATTTCAGTATCAAAATGTGGTGGACTAGGATTAAATAACTCTAAAATTTTTGCCATTGCTAAATCGGCATTTTTCACTTTAATCAACGCACGATTTTCTCCCGGCTCAACAACTAAATTATCATTAACAACTGCCACAGATGCATTTGATTTCTCCCATAAATGAAGATACTTTTTGCTTCCTATAAAAGTTATTTGATGTATACTTGCCTTTTGTAATTCTTCTGGCCCACTAATTTTTTGATTGGTTACTCCAATAATTTCACCTTTTAAAATTTCGTTGATTTCCTGTATTGTAAATAATTTCATTAATTTTAAATTGTTTTTTAAATCCAAAAACTGGACTTGTAAATTGCATTTGCTAAATATATTAATAATTTTATAGTGAAAAGCTATTTCTTCTTATCTAAATTATTAAGCTCTCTTAAAAAAATAAAAAATTGAACAAAAAATTCAACTATTCTAGCTACTTCATTTACGTCAAAATTCCGTATTTTGCAATTCTCAAATTAAATTTTAAATGAAGGTATGTATTGCTGAAAAGCCTAGTGTTGCTCGTGAAATTGCCACCGTATTAGGAGCTACTACTAAACGAGATGGTTATTTTGAAGGAAACGGTTATGCTGTAACCTACACCTTTGGACATTTATGTACCTTATTTGAACCTAATGATTACAAACCACATTGGAAAAGTTGGAATTTAAATAATTTACCAATGCTTCCTGAGATATTTCAAACCAAAGTTTCTGACAATCAAGGAATTCAAAAACAATTTAAGATTGTAAAAAACCTATTTGAAAAAGCCGATGTTATTATAAACTGTGGTGATGCGGGTCAGGAAGGTGAATTAATTCAACGTTGGGTTATTAATGAAGCCGGTTATAGAGGTAAAGTTGAGCGTTTATGGATTTCTTCACTTACTACAGAAGCAATTAAAGAAGGGTTTCAAAATTTAAAGCCTTCTGAAAATTATGATAATTTATACTATGCTGGATTCTCTAGAGCCATTGGAGATTGGCTTTTAGGAATAAATGCAACTAGATTATACACGCTAAAATATGGTGGTTATAAACAAGTATTATCTGTTGGAAGAGTTCAAACGCCTACGTTAGCAATGGTAGTGAACAGGTTTAAAGAAATTAATAATTTTACACCACAACATTATTGGGAATTACAAACATTGTATAGAGAGGTACTTTTTAATTATGAAGAAGGTCGTTTTTTTAAAAAAGAAGATGGTGAAATTTTAGCAAATAAAGTAAAAGAAAACAATTTTGAAATAGTCTCTATTACTAAAAAAGCAGGGAAAGAATATGCTCCTAAGTTATTTGATTTAACAGGTTTACAAGTATATTGCAATAATAAATTTGGTTTTTCAGCTGATGAAACCTTAAAAATAGTTCAGAAATTGTACGAGCAAAAAGTGGTTACATACCCAAGAGTTGACACCACTTTTTTACCAAATGACGTATATCCTAAAGTTGAAGGTATTTTAAAAAAATTAACAAATTACAGCACTTTAATTCAACCTTTATTCGGTAAAAAAATAAGGAAATCAACCAAAGTATTTAACGATAAAAAGGTGACCGATCATCACGCTATTATTCCAACAGGTGTACAAATTAATTTACAATACAATCAACAGCAAGTTTATAACATTATCACCAAACGCTTTATTGCCGTTTTTTACAATGATTGTAAGGTTTCAAATACTACCGTAATTGGTAAAGCTGCTGATATTCATTTTAAAACTACTGGAAAAGAAATTTTAGAAAAAGGGTGGCGAGTTGTATTTGATACCTCAACTTCACTTAGTACAGGTTCTTCCACTTCTAACAGCAATACAAAACTAGAAGAAAAAACAGAAAAAGGAATTTTACCAACATTCATAAAAGGTGAAAAAGGACCTCACAAACCTTCATTTTTAGAAAAACAAACAAAACCTCCAAATCAATTTTCAGAAGCAACACTTTTAAGAGCAATGGAAACTGCAGGTAAACAAGTTGATGATGAAGCTTTACGAGAATTGATGAAAGAAAACGGTATTGGGCGCCCTTCTACCCGAGCCAATATTATTGAAACACTGTTTAAACGAAATTATATTGAACGAAAAAAGAAACAATTATTGCCAACTCAAACAGGAATTCAATTGATTGAAATTATCCAAAATGAATTATTAAAATCGGCTGAATTAACTGGAAGATGGGAAAAAGATTGAAAGAAATTGAAAAAGGAACTTTTAATGCAGGAACATTTATCAAGAATATGAAAAAAATGGTAGATGATTTGGTTTATGAAGTTCGTTCAGAAACAGTAAAAATTAATATTTCTTACAACACTACCAGTAAATCCTCTTCTAAAAAAATAACTAAAAAAACTCTAGGAATTACATCTTATAAATGCCCAAAATGTAACAAAGGAAATATTTTAAAAGGCAATACCGCTTATGGTTGTAGCAACTTTAAAAACGGCTGTACTTTTAGGCTTCCTTATCGTTATTTAGATAAAAAAATATCTGAAAATCAATATGTACGGTTGCTAAATAAAGGATGCACTGTAAATTTAAAAGGCTTTAAAAAAGAAACTTATAAAGTTGAAGGATTGCTTAGATTTGATGAGAACTTCCAATTAAAATTAGAAGAAAAGAACACCTCAACTTCGCTCAGTAACCATAACGTTCCTGAAAAAATTAGCTGTCCTAAATGTAAAAAAGGAACAATATTGAAAGGTAAAACCGCCTATGGTTGCAGCAATTATAAAAATGGATGTGAATTTATTTTTCCTTTTGATAAAATTAGAGAAAAAGCAGGTGAAAAATCTCTTACTAAAGAATTGGTTTATAAAATTTTAAATGGAGAATACAAACAATAAACATCAACATTTTATTATCTTCAAACCGTATGGCTATTTAAGTCAGTTTACAAATAACCAAACCAAACGGACAAATAAAAAATTATTGGGTGAATTATATAATTTTCCTAAAAACACAATGGCAATTGGGCGTTTAGATGAACATTCAGAAGGATTATTACTACTTACTACTGATGGAAAAACAAGTGAATTTATTAGAAGTTCAAAAGTTGAAAAAGAATACTTTGCGCAAGTAGACGGAAATATTACCCAAGAAGCCATTCAAAAACTAAAAAATGGTGTAGAAATTAGTACTGAAACTGGTAAATACACAACAAAACCATGTTTAGTTTTTAAACTTGCACAATTACCACAACTTCCAAAAAGAGCAAAAAAGATTAGAGATGAGCGACACGGACCTACAAGTTGGATTTCTATTACACTTAAAGAAGGTAAATTTAGACAAGTACGCAAAATGACTGCTATTGTTGGTTTTCCAACCCTTCGTTTAGTTAGAATTAGAATTGGAACAATTCACATCAATAATATGATTGCAGGTAAAGTAATAGAAGTAAACTCTTTTAAATAACAACAAAAAACAATACTTTCCTTTTACAACTCATTATTAGTTAAATTTCTGTTAAACAAAAATTCAAAAAACACATTTGTAAAATAATTCTTAAATTGTTAAACTATTTAACAACTAATCAATTTTAACATGGTTACACTTCAAATTAATGGAGAAAAGTACACTATTGATGTAGCTCCAGATATGCCTTTACTTTGGGCAATTAGAGACGTTATTGGGCTTACAGGCACAAAATATGGCTGTGGAAAAGGTTTGTGTGGCTCTTGTAAAGTTTTATTAGACAATTCTCCTGTACAATCTTGTGTAATACCTGTTTCAGCTGCTGTTGGGAAAAACATTTTAACCATTGAGGGGACTTCTAAAAATTTACAATTATTACAAGAATCTTGGGTGGAATTAAACGTGCCTCAATGTGGATTTTGCCAACCCGGACAATTAATTGCTGCAACCGCTTTATTAGATAAAAATAAAAATCCTACCGATACAGATATTGAAGATGCTATGATTGGCAATATTTGCCGATGCGGCACCTACCAACGCATTAAAAAAGCGATTCACAAAACTGTTGAACTTAAAAACCAACACTCATGAATACTATAAAAAATATAAGTCGTAGAGCTTTTGTAAAAAGTATTGGTTTGGCTTCAAGTGGATTAATTTTAGCTTGCAATACTTCTGTTTTTTCTAATAAAGATGCTACTCAAAATAAAAATTTAACAGACTTTAATCCAAATTTATTTGTACAACTTAATTCTGACGGAAGTTTAATTTTAATTGCTTCACGATCTGAAATGGGAAATGGAGTTAGAACTTCATTAACATCAGTTATTGCCGATGAAATGGAGGCAGATTGGAGCAAAGTAACTGTAAAACAAGCAACTGGAAATGCTAAATATGGCGATCAAAATACCGATGGCTCTCGCAGTATTCGTTATTTATACGAAACTATGCGAAAAATGGGTGCTACAGCTAAAGCCATGTTAATTTCTGCGGCAGCAAAAAAATGGCAAGTTCCAGAAAGTGAATGCATCGCTGAAAATCATTTTATTATCCATACAAGTGGTAAAAAAATTGGTTACGGAGATTTGGTTGAAATTGCAAAAACTTTAGAAACCCCAACCAATTTAACACTTAAATCTTCTAAAGATTTTAAATACATTGGTAAAAACTTAAGAAGTATTGATGCCGAAGATTACGTACAAGGGAAAGCTATTTTTGGATTAGATAAACGATTGCCAAATATGAAATTTGCAGCAATAGCTCGTTGTCCAGTTACTTTTGGCACGGTAAAATCTTTCGATAAATCAGAAGCTTTAAAAATAGCTGGTGTTGAAGCTGTAATTGAAATTCCTAGAATTGAAAAAGCATTTGGTGCTCTTGGAGGTGTTGCAGTAATTGCTTCTAACACTTGGGCTGCATTTAAAGGGAAAGAAGCTTTAAAAATTGAATGGGATTTTGGCAATAACAAAAGTTATGATTCTAAAAAATATATGGCTAAAATTACTGCCAATGTTCACAAACAAGGCAAAGTAGCTAAAGATGTTGGTGCTATTAATAGTGCATTTAAAAATGCTGATAAAATTGTTGAAAGCACTTACCAATTACCTCATTTATCTCATGCTCCAATGGAAGTGCCAAATGCTGTAGCTTGGGTTCAAGGTGATAGTTGTGAGGTTTGGGCACCAACCCAAGCTCCACAAACAACCAGAAAAGAAGTGATT contains the following coding sequences:
- a CDS encoding (2Fe-2S)-binding protein; the protein is MVTLQINGEKYTIDVAPDMPLLWAIRDVIGLTGTKYGCGKGLCGSCKVLLDNSPVQSCVIPVSAAVGKNILTIEGTSKNLQLLQESWVELNVPQCGFCQPGQLIAATALLDKNKNPTDTDIEDAMIGNICRCGTYQRIKKAIHKTVELKNQHS
- a CDS encoding DNA topoisomerase 3 — its product is MKVCIAEKPSVAREIATVLGATTKRDGYFEGNGYAVTYTFGHLCTLFEPNDYKPHWKSWNLNNLPMLPEIFQTKVSDNQGIQKQFKIVKNLFEKADVIINCGDAGQEGELIQRWVINEAGYRGKVERLWISSLTTEAIKEGFQNLKPSENYDNLYYAGFSRAIGDWLLGINATRLYTLKYGGYKQVLSVGRVQTPTLAMVVNRFKEINNFTPQHYWELQTLYREVLFNYEEGRFFKKEDGEILANKVKENNFEIVSITKKAGKEYAPKLFDLTGLQVYCNNKFGFSADETLKIVQKLYEQKVVTYPRVDTTFLPNDVYPKVEGILKKLTNYSTLIQPLFGKKIRKSTKVFNDKKVTDHHAIIPTGVQINLQYNQQQVYNIITKRFIAVFYNDCKVSNTTVIGKAADIHFKTTGKEILEKGWRVVFDTSTSLSTGSSTSNSNTKLEEKTEKGILPTFIKGEKGPHKPSFLEKQTKPPNQFSEATLLRAMETAGKQVDDEALRELMKENGIGRPSTRANIIETLFKRNYIERKKKQLLPTQTGIQLIEIIQNELLKSAELTGRWEKD
- a CDS encoding xanthine dehydrogenase family protein molybdopterin-binding subunit — its product is MNTIKNISRRAFVKSIGLASSGLILACNTSVFSNKDATQNKNLTDFNPNLFVQLNSDGSLILIASRSEMGNGVRTSLTSVIADEMEADWSKVTVKQATGNAKYGDQNTDGSRSIRYLYETMRKMGATAKAMLISAAAKKWQVPESECIAENHFIIHTSGKKIGYGDLVEIAKTLETPTNLTLKSSKDFKYIGKNLRSIDAEDYVQGKAIFGLDKRLPNMKFAAIARCPVTFGTVKSFDKSEALKIAGVEAVIEIPRIEKAFGALGGVAVIASNTWAAFKGKEALKIEWDFGNNKSYDSKKYMAKITANVHKQGKVAKDVGAINSAFKNADKIVESTYQLPHLSHAPMEVPNAVAWVQGDSCEVWAPTQAPQTTRKEVIDYLQTSEEKVTINVTLLGGGFGRKSKPDYVVEAVMLSKKLNTPIQVVWTREDDIKHDYYHTVSAQYLKASLDKNGNVTGWLHRFALPSIVSTFSPRVDYAAGFEIASASNVPFDIKNMKIEVGKAPAMVRIGWLRSVINIPHGFSENVFADELAIAANKDPLEFRLNLIGKDRIEDTPNEIKYNTARLKNVLKIAAKNAEWGKPLPENHAYGLAVHYSFYSYVASIVEVSVIHKKVKVHNVFTAIDCGTVVNKDTVKAQMEGSAIFGMSLAFYGKITAKDGAIEQSNYNDYKMIRMHEIPKVHVEIIESSEKPTGVGEPGVPVIAPAIVNAIFKATGKRYHNLPLSDYGLV
- a CDS encoding DUF1853 family protein, translating into MDLNSKEIQLQYEGFLQTPLLWESENVFNLEQLKLFKKKVSVFEGNIQKKLRLGKRVERFVSNELNQYKAITILKENIQIQDGNTTIGEIDCLLKQQEQPIHLEIVYKFYLYDKTVGLTELEHWIGPNRKDSLVKKLTKLKEKQLPLLLKPQTKPTLEKLKIYVKEIKQLVYFKAQLFIPYQLKNNTFKLINNNCIKGFYIYFQELSQFSECKFHMPTKVNWLQETQTYVNWLSFEKFEQAIEVFMLSKTSPLCWMKQPNGKIYKIFIVWWR
- the coaD gene encoding pantetheine-phosphate adenylyltransferase; this translates as MRRAIFPGSFDPITLGHVDIINRALPLFDEIIIAIGINADKKYMFSLEKRIFFIKENYKNEPKIKVETYSGLTTEFCKKLDVDFILRGLRNPADFEFEKAIAQTNRKMSTIETVFLLTSAETSYISSSIVRDILRNGGNVKDFVPKSVTTN
- a CDS encoding D-alanine--D-alanine ligase; translation: MKKNIAIIMGGYSSEANISLKSGTVVYENISKEIYNTYKVHILKNKWVLVDDNNQEFPINKHDFTAEINRKKISFDCVFNAIHGHPGEDGTLLAYFKLIGLKHTSAPFYQMALTFNKRDCLSVVKQYGIKTATSYYIDKGDEINIHEIVSKVGLPCFVKPNNAGSSFGISKPKTTEEITPAIEKAFKEDTQILIEEFLDGPEITIGVLNFKGEIKVLPMTEIVTENDFFDYEAKYLGKSEEITPARISDEIHKKLKKTASQVYKILNMSGFSRAEYILVNNEPYFLEINTVPGLTDASLIPQQAAAAGISLEELFHNAIEMALNN
- a CDS encoding pseudouridine synthase; amino-acid sequence: MENTNNKHQHFIIFKPYGYLSQFTNNQTKRTNKKLLGELYNFPKNTMAIGRLDEHSEGLLLLTTDGKTSEFIRSSKVEKEYFAQVDGNITQEAIQKLKNGVEISTETGKYTTKPCLVFKLAQLPQLPKRAKKIRDERHGPTSWISITLKEGKFRQVRKMTAIVGFPTLRLVRIRIGTIHINNMIAGKVIEVNSFK
- a CDS encoding M14 family zinc carboxypeptidase, yielding MKKIGFLILVLLLSCANPSPSKKNDFITTFEKSNGTETATYFETIAYYKKLANSYPEISIQEIGTTDSGYPLHLVIFSSSKEFDFNKLQQKNSILINNGIHPGESDGIDATMLLLRDIVQNPDKIKRLKNIILAIIPIYNVGGSLNRNSTTRTNQNGPKVYGFRGNARNFDLNRDFIKADTKNAKSFAEIFHKVNPDIFIDNHVSNGADYQYAITHLFTQHNKLGNDLGTFIEQKMRPKIEASLLKKGIIITPYVNVWGSTPKKGFSQFFDSPRYSTGYTTLFNTLGMMIETHMLKPYKQRVEQTYALMETLIDFTLKNGSKIKKLRKNATAKILEKEMYPISYEVDKSTFETFQFKGYESSYINSKVTTGKRLFYNQTKPYTKPVKYYNQFIASTKIKIPKAYILKNGWWRVLERLNNNNIKYTRFKKDTVISVSEQLIKNYKTRKTAYEGHYPHYNTTTITTKKQVQFNKGDVYIPTNQNGIRYMIETLESAATDSFFNWNFFDTILQQKEGYSPYVFEDIAEQFLIENPSVQKALDLKILNDEDFAKNVQAQLNFIYKNSPHYETAHLKLPIYKVF
- the lpxD gene encoding UDP-3-O-(3-hydroxymyristoyl)glucosamine N-acyltransferase, whose translation is MKLFTIQEINEILKGEIIGVTNQKISGPEELQKASIHQITFIGSKKYLHLWEKSNASVAVVNDNLVVEPGENRALIKVKNADLAMAKILELFNPSPPHFDTEIHETAVIHKSAIIGSGCKIGANCYLGKDVILGDGVVLYPNVCIFDETKIGNNTVIWSGTVIRERCEIGSLCIFHTNVSIGADGFGYRPSEDGRGLIKIPHIGNVIIGNEVEIGANSAVDRAKFSSTIIGDGCKIDNLVQIAHNCVLGRSCIMAGSSGLAGSVTLGDGVIIGGSSSIKDHVTIHTGAVVGGGSGVMNDVAAGKTVVGYPAADARDMFKQWVLLRKMIKS